From Bradyrhizobium sp. sBnM-33:
CAATTGGGGCGGCACCGGGCTGATCTCCAGCCGCGGCGAACTGATCGGCATTGGCTCACTGCAGCTCGAACGCGAGCGCGAGGGCAAGGCCGAGCACGTCAACATGATCGTGCCTATAGACCTGTTGAAGCCGGTACTCGACGACATCAGAAAATTCGGCCGCGTCAACAAGCCGGCGCGACCATGGCTCGGCATGTTCACGACCGAAATAGACAATCGCGTCGTGGTGGTCGGCATCGCCAGCAAGGGACCGGCAGCGCTCGCCGAATTGAAGACCGGCGACGTCATTCTCGCTGTCAATGGCGACAAGATCACCAGCCAGACCGGCTTCTATCGCAAGCTCTGGTCGCTCGGCAGTGCCGGCGTCGACGTGCCGCTCACGGTCTACCACGAGGGCCTCACCTTCGACGTGGTGCTGGCCTCGACCGACCGTGCCAAGCTGTTGAAAGCGCCAAGGCTGCACTAGACGACGAGGCTTTCACTAGATTGAGGCTACATTGAAATAAGGGATGGCTTAATGAGCGAGGCCGTGGTGGACGACATCGTGGCCGTGCTGCCGCCGCTGTTGCAATCGCTGGAAGCCCTCGGCTTTGTCGCGCGCTACCTGAACCCGCCCGATTTCGACCGCGTGATGGAGGCGGCAGGCCAGCCTGACGAAGCTTTGCGCGCGGTTCGGTCGAAGCTCGCAGAATGGCCGGCGGAGTTCGCAGATATCAAGACCTCTCTGGAAACGGCGAGCGATGCGGCACTCGCCGCGTTCGCCGGCCTGCGCGTCGTCCAAAATGGCCAAGGCGATTTCACCAGCCTGTTCCGTGCGCTGCGTTACGCGCCACGCGCGCAGGAGGCACTGTATACGCTGTCGGCGAGATTGCCGCCGATAAGTGAGTTCTTTGTCGACCCTGCGCTGCGCGGAGACGCTGATCTCGCGGCAGGGCTGGCGGCCCCGGCTAACGAAAACACCGGCATCTTTCACAATCAGAACGAGCCTGGCAGCCGCGGCGGCTTCTCGCTCTATGTACCGGAATATTATACGCCCGAGCGCGCATGGCCGCTGGTGATGGCGCTGCACGGCGGCAGCGGCAATGGACGTGGCTTCTTGTGGAGTTGGCTGCGCGACGCCCGCAGCCGCGGCGCGATCCTGGTCGCCCCGACCGCGACCGGCTCGACCTGGGCACTGATGGGCGACGATACCGATACGCCAAACTTGATGCGCATCCTGGAATCGGTGCGCGCACGCTGGAACATTGATCCGAAGCGGATGCTGCTGACCGGGATGAGCGACGGCGGCACGTTCTGCTACGTCACGGGATTCGAGAGCGCCTCGCCCTTCACCCACCTCGCGCCGGTCGCGGCAACGTTTCATCCGCTGATGGCCGAAATGGCCGATGCCGACAGGCTGCGTGGCCTGCCCGTTCACATCGTGCACGGCCGGCTCGACTGGATGTTTCCTGTGCAGGTGGCGCGGCAGACTGCCCAAGCGCTGTCTGCCGCGGGTGCCAGTGTCATCTATCGCGAGCTCGATGATCTCAGCCACACCTATCCGCGCGAGATGAACGCCGAGATCTTGCAGTGGCTGAACGGCCAGTCCTGACCACCGGCGACGCCATCGACACAATCTGGTCGGAATTTATCTCTATCAGCAGAACAACTTAGCCAACAACGTGGGGGCGTTGATCAGACCGGTTCATTGAACCGCGACAGGATACGTCATGCCCTCGAACACCGGCCTCGCCGCTCCACCGCCTACCGCGCGTGCCTCCAATTCGCTGCTGCTTTCGAAAGGCGTCAGCCGCCTCGAAGTCACGCTGAAGCTGACGACCGCGATCCTCGCGCTGGCCGCCGGCGTCTACACCTATCTCGGCGTCCGTGAACTGCTGAACGGCAGCCCGACCACGGTGTTCTTCGCCGCGGTGATCTATTCGGTGGCCGTATCGGTCGGCATTTACGCCTTCTGGATTTTCCTGATGCAGTTCATGCCGCACGTGGTGCACCGCACCGGCCGCGGCCTAATGTTCGGCTGCATGCTGCTGGGCTCGCTGATGATCGTGGCGATGTCATCCTGGCTCAACGCCTCGGCGCTGGCAGGCGCGGCCGCAATCCAGCAGCATCTCGCCATCACCGTCCAGAACTACACCCGCGACCTCGATACCGCAAACAGCAACGCCATCGCCGCGCAAGGCTTGTTGCCGGATATCCAGCTCGCCTCCTCGCGGTTCGCGAAACTGGCCGACGCCGAACGCGCGGGATCACTGACCGGCACCGCCGGGTCCGGCACTGTGGTGCAGCTTCTGACGCAGATGTCCGGACAGCTCGACAGTCTCGGGCAGGAAGTCCAGGCGTCGGCCAAGCGCGTCTCGGCACTGTTCGAGCAGGGCGGCAAGCATCTGGCGAAGATGCGCGAATTGATTTCCGACCGTGGGCCGATCTCGACGCGCAGCGATGCGTTTGCGACCGAATCCTTGGCGCTGTCCGGCGTGATCGCCAACCTGCAGCAGACCTCGGTCGCGCCCGCCGTCAAGCGCGCCGCGGCGTCGCTGTCGTCAGGCTTCATCGCACCGGCCGCGGGCGGCCGCACGGCCGATCTCGCCGACCGGCAGACTGCCGTGGTCGGCAAGGTCGAGAGCTCGATCGCGACGCAAGCGGCTTCGCTCGCCGATGCCGCCGACAAGATCCTGGCCTTGCCGCGGGTCGAGCCGGCGCGATTTCAGACCATGTCGCCGGCCGAAGCCGTGCTTCGTTACGCCGGTGATTTCATTCCGAGTTGGGCCGGCGCGATCTCGATCGATTTGATGCCGGCGGTGCTGGTCTTGATCCTGTGCGTGGTGCACGCCGCGATCCGGCGCGAGGGGCTTCCCGCGTTCAGTGCCTCCGACATGACCGCGGGCGAACTGGTTTCGGCCCTGCAGATGGCCCGCGAAGTCGAGGACGCGCGCCGCGTGGCGCCACGTGAGGCCGGGAGCAAGGCCCCCGCGGAAGAGCCTGTGGCCGATCAGGCGACGGAGACGGACGAAAACGTTACCTCGCTATCGTCGGCGCGGCATACCAAGTAGGTATCGCCATGCAGCCATCCGCAACGCTTCGACAGCGCGTTCAAGCCTTTCTTGCGGCCAATCCGGACGAAGCGATCCTGCGCTGGATCTTCCGCAGCATCGTCACGATCACGATTGCTGTACTGGCGGCCGATCTCGCCGGTATGAATGGATGGATCGGCGCTACCGATCCGGCCGTCGAGCGTAGGCAGGACACGCCTTCGCAGAACCTTCCCGATGCGGTGCCATCCATTCTGGCGCCGCTGGCGCCCGGCGACGACAAGCGCCTGACGCCACGGCCGCAAGCAGATGACGCGATGGCCAAGCCGATGAACTTCGAGCTGGTGGCTGGCGGCAAGCTGATGGCGACCGGCACAATCACGCCAGGGATTTCGGATGCGTTTGCAGCCGAGGTCGCCAAGCGCGGCGACTACATCAAGACGGTGGTGCTGAATTCGCCGGGTGGTTCGGTCAGCGATGCGTTGGCGATGGGACGGCTCATTCGAGACCGTAATTTCGGGACCGAGATCGAGGCTGGCA
This genomic window contains:
- a CDS encoding phospholipase, with protein sequence MSEAVVDDIVAVLPPLLQSLEALGFVARYLNPPDFDRVMEAAGQPDEALRAVRSKLAEWPAEFADIKTSLETASDAALAAFAGLRVVQNGQGDFTSLFRALRYAPRAQEALYTLSARLPPISEFFVDPALRGDADLAAGLAAPANENTGIFHNQNEPGSRGGFSLYVPEYYTPERAWPLVMALHGGSGNGRGFLWSWLRDARSRGAILVAPTATGSTWALMGDDTDTPNLMRILESVRARWNIDPKRMLLTGMSDGGTFCYVTGFESASPFTHLAPVAATFHPLMAEMADADRLRGLPVHIVHGRLDWMFPVQVARQTAQALSAAGASVIYRELDDLSHTYPREMNAEILQWLNGQS